In Drosophila bipectinata strain 14024-0381.07 chromosome 2R, DbipHiC1v2, whole genome shotgun sequence, one genomic interval encodes:
- the Patronin gene encoding patronin isoform X10 has translation MDAETQEIRQARQRASVKWLLSKAFNNRVPDNLKEPFYRDHENQERLKPQIIVELGNATLYCQTLSNLYSDPNYQSLNHWSILQTLARKGVPVAESSDMPITETVLIQTNPLRINAHMSVIESLMVLYAKEISSGDRVMAAIRRISGSNYQAPPGQSYEQALLAWISHACAALKKRIIKEVETGLPDDNGSRLQTPDIPPVRDFQDLCDGICLALLISYYCPKVVPWTSVRINYLPAVEDSIHNILLVGNFSQKHLPYSVFHMTPEDVTYMRGSMKLNLVVLLTDLFNLFEIHPAKCVCYPGMDGQDVIARRSLGANEHGICHRRGLTVQPVTPIPDLRSDLDTPPVGSPSNRPPFQVPHSNSFGGGLNRRSTPPNEYQTVQTNNFDTNHAEAFVVHKSRGITTLASMHSQQQQQQQQLHHQQQQQQHHQQQQQYQQQQSQLQLQQEPLVPARLRQAKEKTNVDSKADERGDYAAAGRPSNWEQSRRPSFAGRRSRRNSSSEDSQLTIENFGGSQDQLNTLGRYERERDRERKLSNTSVVEPAVAIRSSIADARGTLQLGYDTDSGSEKQDRETEKYSMRRQASVDNVPTVSSHNLSNAGSPLPTARHKQHSIDKDYNNSSMMADGGYNDARSTSGYDPESTPVRKSSTSSMPASPAAWQLDVGDDDMRSLENASKLSTIRMKLEEKRRRIEQDKRKIEMALLRHQEKEDLESCPDVMKWETMSNESKRTPDMDPVDLDKYQQSIAIMNMNLQDIQQDIHRLATQQSQMQAQHLQAQQLMQAQQIANMLNQQQTYGSQQHLADHHYQQPRPMQQSFGSSPHLPQAYNYSSRPPSRDPYQQHQQQQQPMAMPQPMQFVNEHGQYMSPPQPAHYMSPQQHQQQPQSIYSDNGAAYNHSPYGGAPPPQYRSSVVYDDYGQPTNHFYLHESSPQPPHPQQQQHPQRRTWAHSAAAAAYEQQQHQQMQQPLVDVNAWQTQQQPKQKQTWMNRPPSSAGAPSPGSFVLHQNGAGNGGGGELQHLFQVQASPQHRGANGVQRQQSLTNLRDNRSPKAPQPMGGMPMDLPMQPEDMMAPQSICFIGDEEDVDELERNIIESMQSTRISDFVHQQQQQHHQQQKLQQQQQRLQGHSGRGSSSEDYDSGEMISNKLNITSGNLTYRIPSPSRPSIQANSFQDPRAAAPAPGSAPGDDQPPEKGFYISFDDDQPKRPKPPLRAKRSPKKEAPPGSRDSVDQAIKRESLSQLHNNNNIGIGGDDSHNKTVTRHSVHGLNNSNSVKSPGNATYNKYTDEPPIQLRQLAVTGAVSPTGHERRHLEDVTNQSPHQQPPMSPTRLQHNNQAAEAARNKALVIGVDATNLDPDSVDEMERRKEKIMLLSLQRRQQQEEAKARKEIEASQKREKEREKEEERARKKEEQMARRAAILEQHRLKKAIEEAEREGKTLDRPDMHVKLQPQSSTSTTPRLRQQRTTRPRPKTIHVDDASVDISEASSISSRGKKGSSSNLTGYGQLSSNSMKRDYYRGSQDSLTVKESPDDYPSTSSTPIGRRGSYKTSREPAGVERGRTLSRISVAKGSTLNFRGRKSNSLMNLCDSGLGRATPPRRAPSPGMGMGASGPKLYKQPAAKSNRGIILNAVEYCVFPGVVNREAKQKVLEKIARSEAKHFLVLFRDAGCQFRALYSYVPETDQVTKLYGTGPSQVDEVMFDKFFKYNSGGKCFSQVHTKHLTVTIDAFTIHNSLWQGKRVQLPSKKDMALVI, from the exons ATGGATGCCGAAACACAGGAAATACGACAG GCTCGTCAACGTGCTTCCGTCAAGTGGCTGCTCTCGAAGGCCTTCAACAATCGCGTGCCGGACAACCTGAAGGAGCCCTTCTATCGCGACCATGAGAATCAGGAGCGCCTCAAGCCGCAGATCATCGTGGAGCTGGGCAACGCCACGCTCTACTGCCAGACGCTCTCCAATCTGTACTCAGATCCCAACTACCAAAGCCTGAACCACTGGTCAATATTACAGACGCTAGCGCGCAAGGGAGTTCCGGTGGCCGAATCCTCGGACATGCCCATTACCGAAACGGTATTAATTCAAACGAATCCGCTGCGAATT AACGCCCACATGTCTGTGATAGAATCGCTGATGGTTTTGTATGCGAAGGAGATATCATCGGGTGACCGTGTTATGGCGGCCATACGAAG AATATCTGGCAGCAATTACCAGGCGCCTCCTGGCCAGTCCTATGAGCAAGCTCTGCTGGCGTGGATATCGCATGCGTGCGCCGCTTTGAAGAAACGAATCATCAAGGAGGTGGAGACAggcctgccagatgataat GGCTCTCGTTTGCAGACGCCGGATATACCGCCTGTAAGAGACTTCCAGGACCTGTGCGACGGCATCTGCCTGGCGCTGCTCATCTCATACTATTGCCCCAAGGTGGTGCCCTGGACGAGTGTGCGGATCAACTATCTGCCCGCCGTCGAGGACTCCATTCACAATATACTGCTGGTGGGCAATTTCTCCCAGAAGCATCTGCCATACAGCGTGTTCCACATGACGCCCGAGGACGTGACCTACATGCGCGG ATCGATGAAACTGAACCTGGTCGTACTGCTCACGGATCTGTTCAATCTCTTCGAGATACACCCGGCCAAGTGTGTCTGCTATCCGGGAATGGATGGCCAGG ATGTCATCGCCCGGCGCAGTTTGGGCGCCAACGAGCACGGGATCTGCCACCGGCGGGGCCTCACTGTACAGCCCGTCACCCCTATACCCGATCTGCGGAGCGATCTCGACACGCCGCCCGTTGGCTCGCCCTCGAATCGGCCACCGTTCCAAG TTCCGCACTCGAATTCATTCGGCGGAGGCTTAAATCGAAGATCAACCCCGCCCAACGAATACCAGACGGTCCAGACCAATAATTTCGACACTAATCATGCCGAAG CGTTCGTCGTTCACAAGTCGCGTGGCATCACCACACTTGCATCCATGCActcgcaacagcaacagcagcagcaacagctccaccaccagcagcagcagcaacagcaccaccagcaacaacagcaataccagcaacaacaatcacagcttcagcttcagcaGGAGCCCTTGGTTCCAGCTCGCTTGCGCCAGGCTAAAGAAAAGACCAATGTCGATTCAAAGGCGGATGAAAGAG GCGACTATGCCGCCGCGGGTCGACCAAGTAACTGGGAACAGAGCCGGCGGCCGAGCTTTGCAG GTCGTCGCTCGCGCAGGAACTCCTCCAGCGAAGACTCCCAGCTGACCATTGAGAACTTTGGCGGCTCCCAGGACCAGTTAAACACGCTGGGGCGATACGAACGTGAACGGGACAGGGAGCGCAAGTTGTCCAACACCAGCGTAG TTGAACCCGCTGTGGCCATACGCTCCTCGATTGCCGATGCCCGTGGAACGCTGCAGTTGGGCTATGACACGGATTCGGGTTCTGAGAAGCAGGACCGCGAAACGGAAAAGTATTCGATGCGTCGACAAGCAAG TGTCGACAATGTGCCAACGGTGTCGTCGCACAACCTCTCGAACGCTGGCAGCCCGCTGCCGACGGCCCGGCACAAGCAACATTCCATCGACAAGGactacaacaacagcagcatgATGGCGGACGGTGGATACAACGATGCTCGCTCCACCAGTGGCTACGATCCGGAAAGCACGCCCGTTCGGAAGTCATCGACGAGCAGCATGCCGGCCAGTCCAGCCGCCTGGCAGCTGGATGTCGGCGATGATGACATGCGCTCGCTGGAGAACGCCAGCAAGCTGTCCACCATTCGTATGAAACTGGAGGAGAAGCGGCGTCGCATCGAGCAGGACAAGCGCAAGATAGAGATGGCTCTGCTGAGGCACCAGGAGAAG GAGGATCTCGAGTCGTGCCCGGATGTAATGAAGTGGGAGACCATGAGCAACGAGTCTAAGCGCACGCCCGACATGGACCCCGTGGACTTGGACAAGTACCAG CAAAGCATCGCCATTATGAACATGAACCTTCAGGATATCCAGCAGGATATCCACCGCCTGGCCACGCAGCAGAGCCAAATGCAGGCCCAGCACCTGCAGGCCCAGCAGCTGATGCAGGCCCAGCAAATAGCCAACATGCTGAACCAG CAGCAGACCTACGGGTCGCAGCAGCACCTGGCCGATCACCACTACCAGCAGCCGAGGCCCATGCAGCAAAGCTTTGGCTCATCGCCGCATCTTCCGCAGGCTTACAACTACAGCTCCCGTCCGCCCAGCCGCGATCCCtaccagcagcaccagcagcagcagcagcccatGGCCATGCCCCAGCCGATGCAGTTCGTCAACGAGCACGGCCAGTACATGTCGCCGCCGCAGCCCGCTCACTACATGTCACcccagcagcatcagcagcagccgcagagCATCTACAGCGACAATGGAGCTGCCTACAACCACTCGCCCTACGGCGGAGCCCCACCGCCGCAGTACAGGAGCAGCGTGGTGTACGATGACTACGGCCAGCCCACCAATCACTTTTACTTGCACGAGTCCTCGCCGCAGCCACCCCatccccagcagcagcagcatccgcAGCGACGGACCTGGGCCCACtcagcggcagcagcggcctacgagcagcagcagcaccagcagatGCAACAGCCGCTGGTGGACGTGAATGCCTGGCAGACGCAGCAGCAGCCGAAGCAGAAGCAGACCTGGATGAACCGGCCGCCGTCGAGTGCGGGCGCCCCCAGTCCCGGAAGCTTTGTGCTCCACCAGAACGGAGCTGGAAATGGTGGTGGCGGAGAGCTGCAGCACCTGTTCCAGGTGCAGGCCTCGCCCCAGCATAGGGGAGCCAACGGAGTACAGCGCCAGCAGTCGCTGACCAATCTGCGCGACAACCGATCGCCCAAGGCGCCCCAGCCCATGGGCGGCATGCCTATGGACTTGCCGATGCAGCCGGAGGACATGATGGCGCCGCAGAGCATTTGCTTCATCGGTGACGAGGAGGATGTGGACGAGCTGGAGCGCAACATCATTGAGTCTATGCAGTCGACGCGCATCTCCGACTTtgtccaccagcagcagcagcaacaccaccagcagcagaagctccagcaacagcagcagcgatTGCAGGGACACAGCGGCAGGGGCAGCAGCTCGGAGGACTACGACAGCGGGGAGATGATCTCTAACAAGCTGAACATCACCAGTGGCAACCTCACCTACCGCATTCCCTCGCCCTCCCGACCTTCCATCCAGGCCAACAGCTTTCAGGACCCGAGAGCAGCGGCACCGGCGCCCGGATCCGCGCCCGGCGATGATCAGCCACCGGAAAAGGGCTTCTACATCTCGTTCGACGATGATCAGCCGAAGAGGCCAAAGCCACCGCTCCGGGCCAAGCGATCGCCCAAAAAGGAGGCTCCGCCGGGCAGTCGGGACAGCGTGGATCAGGCGATAAAGCGGGAATCCCTCAGTCAActgcacaacaacaacaatattgGGATCGGAGGAGACGACAGCCACAACAAGACGGTCACCAGACACAGCGTGCATGGTCTGAACAACTCCAACAGTGTCAAATCGCCCGGAAATGCCACCTACAACAAATACACCGACGAGCCGCCCATCCAGCTGCGGCAGCTCGCCGTCACTGGGGCCGTTTCGCCAACTGGCCACGAGCGCCGTCATCTGGAAGATGTAACCAACCAGTCGCCGCACCAGCAGCCGCCGATGTCGCCCACGCGGCTCCAGCACAACAATCAGGCGGCCGAGGCGGCCAGGAACAAGGCGTTGGTGATAGGAGTGGACGCCACCAATCTTGATCCA GACTCTGTGGACGAGATGGAGAGGCGCAAGGAAAAGATCATGCTTCTTTCCTTACAACGTCGCCAACAGCAGGAGGAGGCCAAGGCGCGCAAGGAGATCGAGGCATCCCAGAAGCGGGAAAAGGAGCgcgagaaggaggaggagcgtGCTCGCAAAAAGGAGGAGCAGATGGCGCGACGAGCGGCCATTCTGGAGCAGCACAGACTTAAGAAAGCCATCGAAGAGGCTGAACGAGAG GGTAAAACCCTGGATCGGCCCGATATGCATGTGAAACTGCAACCCCAGTCATCCACCTCAACGACTCCACGGCTGCGACAGCAGCGCACCACGCGTCCCAGGCCGAAGACGATCCACGTGGATGATGCCAGTGTGGACATCAGTGAGGCTTCGAGCATCTCTAGTCGGGGCAAGAAAGGCTCCAGCTCGAATCTAACCG GCTACGGTCAGCTAAGCTCAAATTCAATGAAACGAGACTACTACAGGGGCTCGCAAGACTCCCTTACCGTAAAag AGTCACCCGATGATTATCCCAGTACAAGTTCAACTCCGATTGGACGACGGGGATCGTACAAAACTTCCAGAG AGCCAGCCGGCGTCGAACGGGGCCGCACTCTGTCGCGTATCTCCGTCGCAAAGGGCAGCACGCTTAATTTCCGGGGCCGAAAGTCAAATTCGCTAATGAATCTGTGCG ATTCGGGACTGGGACGCGCCACACCGCCGAGGCGGGCACCGTCGCCTGGAATGGGAATGGGCGCTTCAG GTCCAAAACTCTACAAGCAACCAGCGGCCAAATCGAATCGTGGCATTATCCTGAATGCCGTCGAGTACTGCGTTTTCCCCGGAGTCGTGAACCGCGAGGCCAAGCAAAAAGTGCTGGAGAAGATAGCACGCTCGGAGGCGAAGCACTTCCTGGTTCTGTTCCGGGACGCAGGATGCCAGTTCCGCGCCCTCTACAGCTACGTGCCCGAAACGGACCAAGTAACGAAGCTGTACGGCACTGGGCCTAGTCAAGTCGACGAAGTAATGTTCGACAAGTTCTTCAA ATACAACTCAGGTGGCAAGTGCTTCTCCCAAGTGCATACCAAGCATCTGACCGTGACCATCGACGCCTTCACAATACACAACTCGCTGTGGCAGGGCAAGCGGGTGCAATTGCCCAGCAAAAAGGACATGGCACTTGTGATTTAA
- the Patronin gene encoding patronin isoform X6, with product MDAETQEIRQARQRASVKWLLSKAFNNRVPDNLKEPFYRDHENQERLKPQIIVELGNATLYCQTLSNLYSDPNYQSLNHWSILQTLARKGVPVAESSDMPITETVLIQTNPLRINAHMSVIESLMVLYAKEISSGDRVMAAIRRISGSNYQAPPGQSYEQALLAWISHACAALKKRIIKEVETGLPDDNGSRLQTPDIPPVRDFQDLCDGICLALLISYYCPKVVPWTSVRINYLPAVEDSIHNILLVGNFSQKHLPYSVFHMTPEDVTYMRGSMKLNLVVLLTDLFNLFEIHPAKCVCYPGMDGQDVIARRSLGANEHGICHRRGLTVQPVTPIPDLRSDLDTPPVGSPSNRPPFQVPHSNSFGGGLNRRSTPPNEYQTVQTNNFDTNHAEAFVVHKSRGITTLASMHSQQQQQQQQLHHQQQQQQHHQQQQQYQQQQSQLQLQQEPLVPARLRQAKEKTNVDSKADERGDYAAAGRPSNWEQSRRPSFAGRRSRRNSSSEDSQLTIENFGGSQDQLNTLGRYERERDRERKLSNTSVVEPAVAIRSSIADARGTLQLGYDTDSGSEKQDRETEKYSMRRQASVDNVPTVSSHNLSNAGSPLPTARHKQHSIDKDYNNSSMMADGGYNDARSTSGYDPESTPVRKSSTSSMPASPAAWQLDVGDDDMRSLENASKLSTIRMKLEEKRRRIEQDKRKIEMALLRHQEKEDLESCPDVMKWETMSNESKRTPDMDPVDLDKYQQSIAIMNMNLQDIQQDIHRLATQQSQMQAQHLQAQQLMQAQQIANMLNQQQTYGSQQHLADHHYQQPRPMQQSFGSSPHLPQAYNYSSRPPSRDPYQQHQQQQQPMAMPQPMQFVNEHGQYMSPPQPAHYMSPQQHQQQPQSIYSDNGAAYNHSPYGGAPPPQYRSSVVYDDYGQPTNHFYLHESSPQPPHPQQQQHPQRRTWAHSAAAAAYEQQQHQQMQQPLVDVNAWQTQQQPKQKQTWMNRPPSSAGAPSPGSFVLHQNGAGNGGGGELQHLFQVQASPQHRGANGVQRQQSLTNLRDNRSPKAPQPMGGMPMDLPMQPEDMMAPQSICFIGDEEDVDELERNIIESMQSTRISDFVHQQQQQHHQQQKLQQQQQRLQGHSGRGSSSEDYDSGEMISNKLNITSGNLTYRIPSPSRPSIQANSFQDPRAAAPAPGSAPGDDQPPEKGFYISFDDDQPKRPKPPLRAKRSPKKEAPPGSRDSVDQAIKRESLSQLHNNNNIGIGGDDSHNKTVTRHSVHGLNNSNSVKSPGNATYNKYTDEPPIQLRQLAVTGAVSPTGHERRHLEDVTNQSPHQQPPMSPTRLQHNNQAAEAARNKALVIGVDATNLDPDSVDEMERRKEKIMLLSLQRRQQQEEAKARKEIEASQKREKEREKEEERARKKEEQMARRAAILEQHRLKKAIEEAEREGKTLDRPDMHVKLQPQSSTSTTPRLRQQRTTRPRPKTIHVDDASVDISEASSISSRGKKGSSSNLTGYGQLSSNSMKRDYYRGSQDSLTVKEPAGVERGRTLSRISVAKGSTLNFRGRKSNSLMNLCDSGLGRATPPRRAPSPGMGMGASGRHMPSPSGPGSLPPGLISKRRGFDDGSSDFSLTPNLNMEYSGPKLYKQPAAKSNRGIILNAVEYCVFPGVVNREAKQKVLEKIARSEAKHFLVLFRDAGCQFRALYSYVPETDQVTKLYGTGPSQVDEVMFDKFFKYNSGGKCFSQVHTKHLTVTIDAFTIHNSLWQGKRVQLPSKKDMALVI from the exons ATGGATGCCGAAACACAGGAAATACGACAG GCTCGTCAACGTGCTTCCGTCAAGTGGCTGCTCTCGAAGGCCTTCAACAATCGCGTGCCGGACAACCTGAAGGAGCCCTTCTATCGCGACCATGAGAATCAGGAGCGCCTCAAGCCGCAGATCATCGTGGAGCTGGGCAACGCCACGCTCTACTGCCAGACGCTCTCCAATCTGTACTCAGATCCCAACTACCAAAGCCTGAACCACTGGTCAATATTACAGACGCTAGCGCGCAAGGGAGTTCCGGTGGCCGAATCCTCGGACATGCCCATTACCGAAACGGTATTAATTCAAACGAATCCGCTGCGAATT AACGCCCACATGTCTGTGATAGAATCGCTGATGGTTTTGTATGCGAAGGAGATATCATCGGGTGACCGTGTTATGGCGGCCATACGAAG AATATCTGGCAGCAATTACCAGGCGCCTCCTGGCCAGTCCTATGAGCAAGCTCTGCTGGCGTGGATATCGCATGCGTGCGCCGCTTTGAAGAAACGAATCATCAAGGAGGTGGAGACAggcctgccagatgataat GGCTCTCGTTTGCAGACGCCGGATATACCGCCTGTAAGAGACTTCCAGGACCTGTGCGACGGCATCTGCCTGGCGCTGCTCATCTCATACTATTGCCCCAAGGTGGTGCCCTGGACGAGTGTGCGGATCAACTATCTGCCCGCCGTCGAGGACTCCATTCACAATATACTGCTGGTGGGCAATTTCTCCCAGAAGCATCTGCCATACAGCGTGTTCCACATGACGCCCGAGGACGTGACCTACATGCGCGG ATCGATGAAACTGAACCTGGTCGTACTGCTCACGGATCTGTTCAATCTCTTCGAGATACACCCGGCCAAGTGTGTCTGCTATCCGGGAATGGATGGCCAGG ATGTCATCGCCCGGCGCAGTTTGGGCGCCAACGAGCACGGGATCTGCCACCGGCGGGGCCTCACTGTACAGCCCGTCACCCCTATACCCGATCTGCGGAGCGATCTCGACACGCCGCCCGTTGGCTCGCCCTCGAATCGGCCACCGTTCCAAG TTCCGCACTCGAATTCATTCGGCGGAGGCTTAAATCGAAGATCAACCCCGCCCAACGAATACCAGACGGTCCAGACCAATAATTTCGACACTAATCATGCCGAAG CGTTCGTCGTTCACAAGTCGCGTGGCATCACCACACTTGCATCCATGCActcgcaacagcaacagcagcagcaacagctccaccaccagcagcagcagcaacagcaccaccagcaacaacagcaataccagcaacaacaatcacagcttcagcttcagcaGGAGCCCTTGGTTCCAGCTCGCTTGCGCCAGGCTAAAGAAAAGACCAATGTCGATTCAAAGGCGGATGAAAGAG GCGACTATGCCGCCGCGGGTCGACCAAGTAACTGGGAACAGAGCCGGCGGCCGAGCTTTGCAG GTCGTCGCTCGCGCAGGAACTCCTCCAGCGAAGACTCCCAGCTGACCATTGAGAACTTTGGCGGCTCCCAGGACCAGTTAAACACGCTGGGGCGATACGAACGTGAACGGGACAGGGAGCGCAAGTTGTCCAACACCAGCGTAG TTGAACCCGCTGTGGCCATACGCTCCTCGATTGCCGATGCCCGTGGAACGCTGCAGTTGGGCTATGACACGGATTCGGGTTCTGAGAAGCAGGACCGCGAAACGGAAAAGTATTCGATGCGTCGACAAGCAAG TGTCGACAATGTGCCAACGGTGTCGTCGCACAACCTCTCGAACGCTGGCAGCCCGCTGCCGACGGCCCGGCACAAGCAACATTCCATCGACAAGGactacaacaacagcagcatgATGGCGGACGGTGGATACAACGATGCTCGCTCCACCAGTGGCTACGATCCGGAAAGCACGCCCGTTCGGAAGTCATCGACGAGCAGCATGCCGGCCAGTCCAGCCGCCTGGCAGCTGGATGTCGGCGATGATGACATGCGCTCGCTGGAGAACGCCAGCAAGCTGTCCACCATTCGTATGAAACTGGAGGAGAAGCGGCGTCGCATCGAGCAGGACAAGCGCAAGATAGAGATGGCTCTGCTGAGGCACCAGGAGAAG GAGGATCTCGAGTCGTGCCCGGATGTAATGAAGTGGGAGACCATGAGCAACGAGTCTAAGCGCACGCCCGACATGGACCCCGTGGACTTGGACAAGTACCAG CAAAGCATCGCCATTATGAACATGAACCTTCAGGATATCCAGCAGGATATCCACCGCCTGGCCACGCAGCAGAGCCAAATGCAGGCCCAGCACCTGCAGGCCCAGCAGCTGATGCAGGCCCAGCAAATAGCCAACATGCTGAACCAG CAGCAGACCTACGGGTCGCAGCAGCACCTGGCCGATCACCACTACCAGCAGCCGAGGCCCATGCAGCAAAGCTTTGGCTCATCGCCGCATCTTCCGCAGGCTTACAACTACAGCTCCCGTCCGCCCAGCCGCGATCCCtaccagcagcaccagcagcagcagcagcccatGGCCATGCCCCAGCCGATGCAGTTCGTCAACGAGCACGGCCAGTACATGTCGCCGCCGCAGCCCGCTCACTACATGTCACcccagcagcatcagcagcagccgcagagCATCTACAGCGACAATGGAGCTGCCTACAACCACTCGCCCTACGGCGGAGCCCCACCGCCGCAGTACAGGAGCAGCGTGGTGTACGATGACTACGGCCAGCCCACCAATCACTTTTACTTGCACGAGTCCTCGCCGCAGCCACCCCatccccagcagcagcagcatccgcAGCGACGGACCTGGGCCCACtcagcggcagcagcggcctacgagcagcagcagcaccagcagatGCAACAGCCGCTGGTGGACGTGAATGCCTGGCAGACGCAGCAGCAGCCGAAGCAGAAGCAGACCTGGATGAACCGGCCGCCGTCGAGTGCGGGCGCCCCCAGTCCCGGAAGCTTTGTGCTCCACCAGAACGGAGCTGGAAATGGTGGTGGCGGAGAGCTGCAGCACCTGTTCCAGGTGCAGGCCTCGCCCCAGCATAGGGGAGCCAACGGAGTACAGCGCCAGCAGTCGCTGACCAATCTGCGCGACAACCGATCGCCCAAGGCGCCCCAGCCCATGGGCGGCATGCCTATGGACTTGCCGATGCAGCCGGAGGACATGATGGCGCCGCAGAGCATTTGCTTCATCGGTGACGAGGAGGATGTGGACGAGCTGGAGCGCAACATCATTGAGTCTATGCAGTCGACGCGCATCTCCGACTTtgtccaccagcagcagcagcaacaccaccagcagcagaagctccagcaacagcagcagcgatTGCAGGGACACAGCGGCAGGGGCAGCAGCTCGGAGGACTACGACAGCGGGGAGATGATCTCTAACAAGCTGAACATCACCAGTGGCAACCTCACCTACCGCATTCCCTCGCCCTCCCGACCTTCCATCCAGGCCAACAGCTTTCAGGACCCGAGAGCAGCGGCACCGGCGCCCGGATCCGCGCCCGGCGATGATCAGCCACCGGAAAAGGGCTTCTACATCTCGTTCGACGATGATCAGCCGAAGAGGCCAAAGCCACCGCTCCGGGCCAAGCGATCGCCCAAAAAGGAGGCTCCGCCGGGCAGTCGGGACAGCGTGGATCAGGCGATAAAGCGGGAATCCCTCAGTCAActgcacaacaacaacaatattgGGATCGGAGGAGACGACAGCCACAACAAGACGGTCACCAGACACAGCGTGCATGGTCTGAACAACTCCAACAGTGTCAAATCGCCCGGAAATGCCACCTACAACAAATACACCGACGAGCCGCCCATCCAGCTGCGGCAGCTCGCCGTCACTGGGGCCGTTTCGCCAACTGGCCACGAGCGCCGTCATCTGGAAGATGTAACCAACCAGTCGCCGCACCAGCAGCCGCCGATGTCGCCCACGCGGCTCCAGCACAACAATCAGGCGGCCGAGGCGGCCAGGAACAAGGCGTTGGTGATAGGAGTGGACGCCACCAATCTTGATCCA GACTCTGTGGACGAGATGGAGAGGCGCAAGGAAAAGATCATGCTTCTTTCCTTACAACGTCGCCAACAGCAGGAGGAGGCCAAGGCGCGCAAGGAGATCGAGGCATCCCAGAAGCGGGAAAAGGAGCgcgagaaggaggaggagcgtGCTCGCAAAAAGGAGGAGCAGATGGCGCGACGAGCGGCCATTCTGGAGCAGCACAGACTTAAGAAAGCCATCGAAGAGGCTGAACGAGAG GGTAAAACCCTGGATCGGCCCGATATGCATGTGAAACTGCAACCCCAGTCATCCACCTCAACGACTCCACGGCTGCGACAGCAGCGCACCACGCGTCCCAGGCCGAAGACGATCCACGTGGATGATGCCAGTGTGGACATCAGTGAGGCTTCGAGCATCTCTAGTCGGGGCAAGAAAGGCTCCAGCTCGAATCTAACCG GCTACGGTCAGCTAAGCTCAAATTCAATGAAACGAGACTACTACAGGGGCTCGCAAGACTCCCTTACCGTAAAag AGCCAGCCGGCGTCGAACGGGGCCGCACTCTGTCGCGTATCTCCGTCGCAAAGGGCAGCACGCTTAATTTCCGGGGCCGAAAGTCAAATTCGCTAATGAATCTGTGCG ATTCGGGACTGGGACGCGCCACACCGCCGAGGCGGGCACCGTCGCCTGGAATGGGAATGGGCGCTTCAGGTAGGCATATGCCATCTCCCTCCGGACCGGGCTCTTTGCCGCCAGGTTTGATATCGAAACGTCGCGGATTTGATGATGGATCCAGCGATTTCTCATTAACTCCGAATTTGAACATGGAATATTCGG GTCCAAAACTCTACAAGCAACCAGCGGCCAAATCGAATCGTGGCATTATCCTGAATGCCGTCGAGTACTGCGTTTTCCCCGGAGTCGTGAACCGCGAGGCCAAGCAAAAAGTGCTGGAGAAGATAGCACGCTCGGAGGCGAAGCACTTCCTGGTTCTGTTCCGGGACGCAGGATGCCAGTTCCGCGCCCTCTACAGCTACGTGCCCGAAACGGACCAAGTAACGAAGCTGTACGGCACTGGGCCTAGTCAAGTCGACGAAGTAATGTTCGACAAGTTCTTCAA ATACAACTCAGGTGGCAAGTGCTTCTCCCAAGTGCATACCAAGCATCTGACCGTGACCATCGACGCCTTCACAATACACAACTCGCTGTGGCAGGGCAAGCGGGTGCAATTGCCCAGCAAAAAGGACATGGCACTTGTGATTTAA